A single region of the Oryzias latipes chromosome 19, ASM223467v1 genome encodes:
- the LOC101173508 gene encoding proliferation marker protein Ki-67 isoform X4 produces the protein MPLHGKIVVIKRSGVDGTEFPLTASCLFGRKPDCDIRIQLPQVSKEHCRIDLNENKEVILTNLSTANPTRVNGEVLAQSERLKHGDTITIVDRSFRFEYPPAPTPKKRSSSGGKTETLKVRQDQQVAVAVCPGTGEKRTSEVTTGSHLKDGAHHDNIQRSLEKTLEMESTEASQEQTKNDSPFSDLYHMIKKSLEIKTPCKSSASQAQTPSSKFCTPNPASVRKSTNKPATPTPENDQPKGSETPQTAKKQAKTIRVPAGDEPRMEEPNASSEGPSQKRRSSGTSQKFTAMEIIEQISGQTLKSPAGRRSKEATPTGAEASKPQAKQNMKSPKAKSPGRASPGNSGTTETVKAAPKKRKSGELRKDQLSPQKKKRVSFGGQLSPELFDKRLPPNSPLRKGATPRRSLMVFRPKSTLLRRASVIGLIKEQSPAKARTPSPKKPKAGKSASPKAASPAQKSPKSRSASPKAASPAQKSPKSKSVLPKSPTSAQKSPKSRSASPKAASPAQKSPKSKSVLPKSPTSAQKSPKSRSASPKAASPAQKSPKSRSASPKSASPAQKSPKSRSASPKAASPAQKSPKSKSVLPKSPTSAQKSPKSRSASPKAASPAQKSPKSRSASPKAASPAQKSPKSRSASPKAKSMGGASPKTPLNSGVQTQTLQGRFSVSRISTPSPTAEAKPVKEPLVTPKIPIKRKSMKSSAQKTPRSAKSAAKMLQRRSGASRISMKALSSWAGIVKFGKTKPQVFVPSKKKTPQKTKKKAAKCKPQTPARVPKGHVSTGHADSPATIVVGRAHKKHVVVGAAPRVVTNTVLIKKRMKMDEDLTGISEMFQTPVAEKKRRSLTNDPEVVKTPGGSLSASVMSTPEESGEMIVSPLSVASAIKNRRYNSEAVQRLLDGEESSFAADDLTVNTESTNQNKDGKTAAAITPKQNAPKPEGLTGVKRIVKTPKQKTEPLEDLRGKILKTPKQKPEQRECLTGVKRIMKTPKHKAEPLEDLRGKILKTPKQKTEQQECLTGVKRIMKTPKHKAEPLEDLRGNLLKTPKQKPEQQECLTGVRRIFKTPQQEAEPVEDLREKLSKTPKDMEMLDVSLDGVEELLKTPANDEAKNPQTMSAQSSSPAKKTPRQKSSPVQDLVGLKRPVRTPKQKGEPVEDNFGIKRLMKSPRMRGNPPVEDFEGLQELMEEPQTDLPTDEQDEGSMECAALTTEPEGVDDGNSSERLNESCSHEPAEAQGDSLPFVDAEASQQPDADKVDEINADKVPKVDPLEQNKKANRGRRTKAVESEDVGDRNEAPEPPEEPAPVLPVRGRRGKKTEATASSAVRPTRGRNAKISGEESAPQVSKAANRRETGRNAKHEEKGEQVTEDTVTAENQELEHQGTSAMISRAKRAKGVQNEAPVRAKRGRNAKHEDEEVDRVSQDVTDCQQASVEEKTNKSEEIVALHQEEPAAVEALTTKPRRGGRKAKQDAPAASTEVQEPLRVPTEKPVRGRRGKPVPEDAVTAENQELEPEHQETEERIGKPSRAVAPGRAKRGRNAKHEDEEVDKVLQDVTNFQQASVEELTNKSEEINAPHQEEPAAVDTQPPKPRRGGRKAKQDAPAASTEVQEPLCVSTEKPVRGRRGRQVPGDTVTAESQNLEPEHQETTEKVGRAKRTKVVQNEVPVRAKRGRNAKHEEKEVDKVSQDVTNSQQASVEERPKEIVVPQQEEPAKPRRGGRKAKQDAESVAAAPSTEVQEPLRVSTDKPVRGRRGKRVPEDAVTAESLELEPEHQETTEKVCKSSRTKREKAAQNEVAKATPVKRAQRGAAPAGETAEQLTLSVPEPAPGVAAPKAKRGRRVAAKQSPEEVSSEQTSPAEEEGKPVVEESKKPSRFVSWKADLEICDIPKALPVKAARGRKSKLNAHNENKNVSDADAAKGEELSGDAVQTVPAKRSRRGVHGGDVAAASTSKSGLKENEPQPKTRRGRAAKK, from the exons ATGCCGTTACACGGAAAAATTGTCGTGATTAAGAGAAGTGGGGTGGACGGGACTGAATTTCCTCTCACTGCATCATGTTTGTTTGGAAG AAAACCGGATTGTGATATCCGTATCCAGCTTCCACAAGTCTCCAAGGAACATTGCAGAATTgacttaaatgaaaataaagag GTTATTTTGACCAATCTGAGCACAGCCAACCCGACACGTGTCAATGGAGAAGTTCTGGCTCAGTCTGAACGCTTGAAACACGGAGATACTATAACTATTGTTGACCGTTCTTTCAG GTTTGAGTATCCACCTGCACCTACACCTAAGAAGAGGTCTTCATCTGGAGGGAAGACAGAGACTCTCAAA GTTCGTCAGGACCAGCAAGTGGCAGTGGCTGTTTGTCCCGGGACCGGAGAGAAAAGGACTTCAGAAGTGACAACAG GTTCTCATTTGAAAGATGGAGCTCACCACGACAACATCCAGCGATCTCTGGAGAAAACTTTGGAGATGGAGTCCACGGAAGCAAGTCAGGAGCAAACCAAAAACGACTCTCCATTCAGCGATCTGTATCACATGATCAAGAAATCGCTGGAAATCAAGACTCCCTGCAAATCATCTGCCAGTCAGGCTCAGACGCCGTCCTCAAAGTTCTGCACCCCAAATCCGGCTTCAGTCAGGAAGAGCACAAATAAACCGGCAACTCCCACCCCCGAAAATGATCAGCCTAAAGGCAGCGAGACCCCGCAGACTGCTAAGAAGCAGGCGAAGACCATCCGGGTTCCTGCTGGTGATGAGCCGAGAATGGAGGAGCCCAACGCCAGTTCTGAAGGGCCTTCCCAAAAGAGAAGAAGCAGTGGGACATCCCAGAAGTTCACAGCGATGGAGATTATTGAGCAAATATCTGGGCAAACACTTAAATCCCCAGCTGGACGAAGAAGTAAGGAAGCAACACCGACCGGAGCTGAAGCATCCAAGCCCCAAGCGAAGCAGAACATGAAGTCTCCCAAAGCAAAGTCTCCTGGAAGAGCATCACCCGGCAACTCGGGGACGACTGAGACAG taaAAGCGGCACCCAAAAAACGCAAAAGTGGTGAGCTCAGGAAAGACCAGCTCTctccacagaagaagaaacgcGTCTCCTTTGGAGGCCAGCTGAGCCCAGAGTTATTCGACAAACGACTGCCTCCTAACTCCCCCTTACGCAAGGGAGCTACTCCGAGGAGAAGTCTGATGGTGTTTAGACCCAAATCCACCCTCCTTAGGAGAGCTTCTGTCATCGGTTTGATAAAG gAGCAAAGTCCTGCTAAAGCAAGAACCCCATCACCCAAGAAACCCAAAGCTGGAAAGAGTGCCTCCCCCAAAGCAGCTTCTCCTGCTCAAAAGTCTCCAAAATCCAGATCTGCTTCCCCCAAAGCAGCTTCCCCAGCACAAAAGTCTCCAAAATCCAAGTCTGTTTTACCCAAATCACCAACTTCTGCTCAGAAGTCGCCAAAATCCAGATCTGCTTCCCCTAAAGCAGCTTCCCCAGCACAAAAGTCTCCAAAATCCAAGTCTGTTTTACCCAAATCACCAACTTCTGCTCAGAAGTCGCCAAAATCCAGATCTGCTTCCCCTAAAGCAGCTTCTCCTGCTCAAAAGTCTCCAAAATCCAGGTCTGCTTCTCCCAAATCAGCTTCTCCTGCTCAAAAGTCTCCAAAATCCAGATCTGCTTCCCCCAAAGCAGCTTCCCCAGCACAAAAGTCTCCAAAATCCAAGTCTGTTTTACCCAAATCACCAACTTCTGCTCAGAAGTCTCCAAAATCCAGGTCTGCTTCCCCTAAAGCAGCTTCTCCTGCTCAAAAGTCTCCAAAATCCAGATCTGCTTCTCCCAAAGCAGCTTCTCCTGCTCAAAAGTCTCCAAAATCCAG GTCTGCTTCCCCTAAAGCCAAATCTATGGGTGGTGCATCACCTAAAACTCCCTTGAATTCAGGAGTCCAGACCCAAACACTGCAAGGACGCTTCTCAGTGTCCCGCATCAGCACCCCGTCTCCCACTGCAGAAGCCAAGCCTGTTAAGGAGCCTTTAGTCACCCCCAAAATCCCCATAAAGAGGAAGAGCATGAAGAGCAGCGCACAAAAAACCCCACGTTCTGCCAAAAGTGCCGCaaagatgctgcagagacgaAGCGGGGCGTCCCGCATCTCTATGAAAG CATTAAGTTCCTGGGCAGGAATAGTGAAATTTGGTAAAACTAAACCTCAAGTTTTCGTTCCATCTAAAAAAAAGACTCCTCAAAAGACCAAGAAGAAAGCTGCAAAGTGCAAACCGCAG ACCCCTGCCAGGGTACCGAAGGGCCACGTGAGCACCGGACACGCCGATTCCCCGGCTACCATTGTTGTGGGCAGAGctcacaaaaaacatgttgtggTTGGAGCTGCGCCCAGAGTGGTCACCAACACCGTCCTCATCAAGAAACGGATGAAAATGGACGAGGACTTGACCG gtatttctgaaatgtttcaaacCCCTGTTGCTGAGAAGAAACGTCGATCTCTGACCAATGACCCGGAGGTTGTGAAGACACCGGGGGGCAGCCTGAGTGCATCTGTGATGAGCACACCTGAGGAGTCAG GTGAGATGATTGTGTCTCCTCTCAGTGTCGCGTCTGCCATCAAGAACAGGCGGTACAACAGCGAGGCTGTTCAGCGTCTCCTGGATGGAGAAGAGTCCAGTTTTGCTGCCGACGACCTCACTGTGAACACAGAGTCCACAAATCAGAACAAAGACGGGAAGACGGCTGCTGCCATAACTCCCAAACAGAACGCCCCAAAACCAGAAGGTCTCACCGGGGTCAAGAGGATCGTGAAGACTCCGAAACAGAAAACGGAGCCTCTCGAAGACCTCCGAGGCAAGATTCTGAAAACCCCCAAACAGAAACCGGAGCAACGGGAGTGCCTGACTGGAGTGAAGAGGATCATGAAGACCCCGAAACACAAAGCGGAGCCCCTCGAAGACCTCCGAGGCAAGATTCTGAAAACTCCTAAGCAGAAAACGGAACAGCAGGAGTGTCTGACCGGAGTGAAAAGGATCATGAAGACCccaaaacacaaagcagaacCTCTAGAGGACCTCAGAGGAAACCTCCTGAAAACCCCCAAACAGAAACCGGAACAGCAGGAGTGTCTGACCGGCGTTAGGAGAATCTTTAAGACTCCGCAGCAAGAAGCTGAACCCGTTGAAGATCTCAGAGAGAAACTCTCGAAGACCCCAAAAGACATGGAGATGCTTGATGTGAGTTTGGACGGAGTTGAAGAACTCCTCAAGACGCCTGCTAATGATGAGGCCAAAAATCCCCAAACAATGAGCGCACAGAGCTCCTCCCCTGCCAAGAAAACACCGAGGCAGAAAAGTTCTCCCGTCCAAGATCTGGTTGGTTTGAAGAGGCCCGTGCGTACCCCCAAACAGAAGGGGGAACCTGTGGAGGACAACTTCGGGATCAAGAGGCTGATGAAATCGCCAAGGATGAGAGGAAATCCTCCAGTGGAAGACTTTGAGGGACTTCAGGAGCTCATGGAGGAGCCACAGACGGATCTGCCGACAGACGAG CAGGATGAAGGGTCCATGGAGTGTGCTGCTCTAACAACAG AGCCTGAAGGAGTCGACGACGGGAACAGCTCAGAGAGGCTGAATGAAAGCTGTAGCCATGAGCCTGCAGAGGCTCAGGGAGATTCTCTCCCTTTTGTAGATGCTGAAGCTTCACAACAGCCCGATGCAGACAAGGTCGACGAGATCAACGCTGACAAAGTCCCTAAGGTGGATCCTttggagcaaaacaaaaaggctAATCGAGGCAGACGTACAAAAGCAGTGGAGTCTGAAGACGTTGGGGACAGAAATGAGGCGCCCGAACCTCCTGAAGAACCTGCTCCCGTCCTCCCAGTGAGAGGGAGAAGAGGGAAGAAAACTGAGGCCACAGCATCATCTGCTGTCAGACCCACGAGGGGcagaaatgcaaagatctcaggGGAAGAGAGCGCTCCTCAGGTTTCCAAAGCTGCCAACAGACGGGAAACGGGAAGAAATGCAAAACATGAAGAGAAAGGAGAGCAGGTCACAGAGGACACGGTCACTGCAGAGAACCAAGAGCTTGAGCATCAGGGAACGTCAGCAATGATCAGCAGAGCAAAGAGAGCAAAGGGAGTCCAAAATGAGGCTCCAGTCAGGGCTAAGAGAGGAAGAAACGCCAAACACGAGGACGAAGAAGTCGACAGAGTTTCACAAGATGTAACCGACTGCCAGCAGGCTTCTGTTGAGGAAAAGACAAACAAGTCTGAGGAAATTGTTGCTCTACACCAGGAAGAACCTGCTGCTGTTGAAGCTCTGACAACAAAACCAAGGAGAGGAGGGcgaaaagcaaaacaagacgCTCCTGCAGCTTCTACTGAAGTACAAGAGCCTCTTCGTGTCCCCACAGAGAAACCTgtgagaggaagaagagggaagCCGGTCCCAGAGGACGCCGTCACTGCTGAGAACCAAGAGCTGGAGCCTGAAcatcaggaaacagaagaaagaaTCGGTAAACCCAGCAGAGCTGTGGCTCCAGGCAGAGCTAAAAGAGGAAGAAACGCCAAACATGAGGACGAAGAAGTCGACAAAGTTTTACAAGATGTAACCAACTTCCAGCAGGCTTCTGTTGAGGAACTAACAAACAAGTCTGAGGAAATTAATGCTCCACACCAGGAAGAACCTGCTGCTGTTGATACACAGCCTCCAAAACCAAGGAGAGGAggcagaaaagcaaaacaagacgCTCCTGCAGCTTCTACTGAAGTACAAGAACCTCTCTGTGTCTCCACAGAGAAACCTgtgagaggaagaagagggagaCAGGTCCCAGGGGACACGGTCACTGCTGAGAGCCAAAACCTGGAGCCTGAACATCAGGAAACGACGGAAAAAGTCGGCAGAGCGAAGAGAACAAAAGTAGTCCAAAATGAGGTTCCAGTCAGAGCTAAGAGAGGAAGAAACGCCAAACATGAGGAGAAAGAAGTCGACAAGGTTTCACAAGATGTAACCAACTCCCAGCAGGCTTCTGTGGAGGAGAGACCAAAGGAAATTGTTGTCCCACAACAGGAAGAACCTGCAAAACCAAGGAGAGGAGGAcgaaaagcaaaacaagacgCTGAAAGTGTGGCTGCTGCACCTTCTACTGAAGTACAAGAGCCTCTCCGTGTCTCCACAGACAAACCTgtgagaggaagaagagggaaaCGGGTCCCAGAGGACGCCGTCACTGCTGAGAGCCTAGAGCTGGAGCCTGAACATCAGGAAACCACTGAAAAAGTCTGCAAATCCAGCAGAACAAAGAGAGAAAAGGCGGCCCAAAATGAGGTAGCAAAAGCCACCCCAGTTAAGAGAGCTCAGCGAGGAGCAGCTCCAGCAGGTGAGACAGCGGAACAACTCACTCTGTCTGTACCAGAACCGGCTCCAGGTGTCGCTGCCCCAAAAGCAAAGAGAGGAAGACGGGTGGCAGCAAAGCAATCACCTGAAGAGGTGAGCAGTGAGCAGACGAGCCCTGCTGAAGAAGAAGGCAAGCCTGTGGTGGAGGAATCAAAGAAGCCATCGCGGTTTGTCTCGTGGAAAGCAGATCTGGAGATCTGTGATATTCCAAAAGCACTTCCTGTAAAGGCTGCTCGTGGTAGGAAGTCAAAACTCAACGctcacaatgaaaacaaaaatgtctctgATGCCGACGCGGCCAAAGGGGAGGAGCTCTCAGGGGACGCTGTCCAAACTGTGCCCGCCAAGAGAAGCAGGCGAGGAGTTCATGGCGGCGATGTGGCGGCGGCTTCCACAAGCAAGAGTGGTCTTAAAGAAAATGAACCTCAGCCAAAAACCCGACGAGGAAGAGCAGCTAAGAAATAA